The proteins below come from a single Conger conger chromosome 10, fConCon1.1, whole genome shotgun sequence genomic window:
- the LOC133138655 gene encoding potassium voltage-gated channel subfamily A member 10-like produces MEVALVNLESLDVNVNMGDRDAPDEPNEMTSLTTDTPIPGPGKNHVVLPPQLPPPRGRKGSQQHGQAPPSPTIPSVARRGRPSCASLISNWKLLLNSEAAQSEGIFSKLTKDCADDLFTDKRFLDEGEQKVIINIAGLRFETQLKTLDQFPETLLGDPMKRMGYFDPMRNEYFFDRNRPSFDGILYYYQSGGKIRRPANVPLDVFADEIVFYELGNDAMEEFREDEGFIKEAEVPLPTNDIHRQFWLLFEYPESSNAARGVALVSVFVIVISIIIFCLETLPEFRDDFFHTVVHVLNKSQEGDASLSPPTTTPKTITTTFSDPFFLIESACIFWFFFELCVRFVACPSKREFFNNIMNVIDIISIIPYFVTLTTELVTKPDVNSTQNMSLAILRIIRLVRVFRIFKLSRHSKGLQILGQTLKASMRELGLLIFFLFIGVILFSSAIYFAEVDEPETQFVSIPDGFWWAVVTMTTVGYGDMCPITLAGKVVGTLCAIAGVLTIALPVPVIVSNFNYFYHRETESDEKHQTPESAEGAVKSGTTNKLGSNTSLNKTNGNVQDEKSKNDKL; encoded by the coding sequence ATGGAGGTAGCGCTGGTTAATCTCGAGAGCTTGGACGTCAACGTCAACATGGGCGACCGAGACGCCCCGGACGAACCCAATGAGATGACCTCCCTCACCACGGACACGCCGATCCCTGGCCCAGGCAAAAACCACGTGGTCTTGCCCCCGCAGCTGCCCCCTCCCAGGGGCAGGAAGGGGTCGCAGCAGCATGGGCAGGCCCCACCGTCGCCCACCATTCCTTCAGTGGCCAGGAGGGGGCGACCCAGCTGCGCTAGCCTCATCTCCAACTGGAAGCTCTTGCTGAATAGCGAGGCAGCACAGAGCGAGGGCATCTTCAGCAAGCTGACGAAGGACTGCGCTGACGACCTGTTCACGGACAAGCGGTTTTTGGACGAGGGGGAGCAGAAGGTGATCATCAACATTGCTGGCCTCCGCTTCGAGACACAGCTCAAGACCCTGGACCAGTTCCCCGAGACCCTGCTGGGGGACCCCATGAAACGAATGGGCTACTTCGACCCCATGAGAAACGAATACTTCTTTGACCGCAACAGGCCAAGTTTCGATGGGATTTTGTACTACTACCAGTCCGGAGGGAAGATCCGCAGGCCCGCCAATGTACCCTTGGACGTTTTCGCAGACGAAATCGTTTTCTATGAGCTTGGCAACGACGCCATGGAGGAGTTCCGTGAGGATGAGGGCTTCATAAAAGAGGCGGAGGTGCCATTGCCCACCAACGATATTCACCGCCAGTTCTGGCTTCTGTTTGAGTATCCCGAGAGCTCCAATGCTGCCCGTGGCGTGGCtctggtgtctgtgtttgtcattGTTATCTCTATTATCATCTTCTGTTTGGAGACTCTGCCAGAGTTCCGAGACGACTTCTTTCATACTGTCGTCCACGTCCTCAACAAATCGCAGGAGGGCGACGCATCCCTatcccctcccaccaccacGCCCAAGACCATAACCACCACTTTCTCCGACCCCTTCTTCCTCATCGAGTCGGCCTGCATTTTCTGGTTCTTCTTCGAACTCTGCGTGCGCTTCGTTGCTTGCCCCAGCAAGCGGGAGTTCTTCAACAACATCATGAACGTCATCGACATCATCTCCATCATCCCTTACTTTGTCACCCTCACGACGGAGCTGGTGACAAAGCCGGATGTTAACTCGACGCAGAACATGTCGCTGGCCATCCTGCGCATCATCCGCCTGGTGCGCGTCTTCCGGATCTTCAAGCTCTCCCGGCACTCCAAGGGGCTCCAGATCCTGGGCCAGACGCTGAAGGCCAGCATGCGGGAACTCGGGCTGCTCATATTCTTCCTCTTCATCGGAGTCATCCTCTTCTCCAGCGCCATCTACTTTGCCGAGGTGGACGAGCCTGAAACACAGTTCGTCAGCATCCCCGACGGCTTCTGGTGGGCGGTGGTGACCATGACGACCGTGGGCTACGGGGACATGTGCCCCATCACATTGGCAGGCAAGGTAGTGGGCACGCTGTGCGCCATTGCTGGCGTGCTGACCATCGCCCTGCCTGTTCCCGTCATCGTTTCAAACTTCAACTACTTCTACCACCGTGAGACGGAGAGTGACGAGAAACATCAGACACCCGAATCAGCGGAGGGGGCGGTCAAATCAGGTACCACCAACAAACTTGGTAGCAACACCTCCCTCAACAAAACTAATGGCAACGTGCAGGACGAGAAATCCAAAAATGATAAATTGTGA